Proteins co-encoded in one Mycobacterium mantenii genomic window:
- a CDS encoding oligosaccharide flippase family protein, translating to MTEPTAPDALVPSVPLTRMAHAFSIQLICRALGMLASVVSVAMTARYLGPGRYGQLSIAVLFIAMWTSLADLGIATVIVRRVTSGRGDLERLVRINSGLALIYCVPLAVLAALSGLLIYRDADVRVMLVVLSGALLMQTMVSRFEPVFLATVRFSAVAVSDVAGRLAALAMVAWLVAAHANVIWFAVAQLIPPAVQLLIQGAAAMRQISVRPIFAQREAADLLRESLPLIGFLVVGLLYCRADGVILSLLSTHAEVGVYGLAFTIAFNTIVVSLIFLKSTLSTATELFARDVGAFAGFLRRSVELMYFVAVPVAVVGALLAGPLIALFGDKAFVARGTPTLALLFVAAALRFVSGTLGQGLVASHHQRILFWLTMATLVLNVALNLALAGRYGAVGPGVALVCTEFFNMVVSTWWLRRHCGYRTPVRFLMRLLIPTAASVAVALLLSGQHVVLTLVAAAVVYLATSALVGPIGWSDLTSLRRNQLAA from the coding sequence ATGACCGAGCCGACGGCACCCGATGCGCTGGTGCCGTCGGTGCCGCTCACGCGGATGGCTCACGCGTTTTCGATCCAGTTGATCTGCCGGGCCCTGGGCATGCTGGCCTCGGTGGTCTCGGTGGCGATGACCGCCCGCTATCTGGGACCCGGACGCTACGGGCAGCTTTCCATCGCCGTCCTCTTCATCGCCATGTGGACCAGCCTGGCCGATCTCGGTATCGCCACCGTGATCGTGCGCCGGGTGACCTCCGGGCGGGGCGACCTGGAACGCTTGGTGCGGATCAACAGCGGCCTGGCCCTGATCTACTGCGTCCCGCTGGCCGTGCTGGCAGCGCTGTCGGGGTTGCTGATTTACCGCGACGCGGATGTGCGAGTGATGCTCGTCGTGCTCTCCGGAGCGCTGCTGATGCAGACCATGGTGAGCCGGTTCGAGCCGGTTTTCCTTGCCACGGTGCGGTTCTCCGCAGTGGCCGTCTCCGACGTTGCCGGCCGGCTGGCGGCCCTCGCCATGGTGGCCTGGCTGGTCGCGGCGCACGCGAACGTCATCTGGTTCGCCGTCGCGCAACTCATCCCGCCGGCCGTGCAGCTGTTGATCCAGGGCGCCGCCGCGATGCGACAGATCTCGGTGCGCCCCATCTTCGCGCAGCGGGAGGCCGCCGACCTGTTGCGGGAAAGCTTGCCGCTCATCGGGTTCCTGGTCGTCGGGCTGCTGTACTGCCGCGCCGATGGGGTGATCCTGTCCCTGCTGAGCACTCATGCCGAGGTCGGCGTGTACGGGCTGGCCTTCACGATCGCGTTCAACACCATCGTGGTGTCGCTGATCTTTCTCAAGTCAACGCTGTCGACCGCGACCGAGCTGTTTGCCCGAGACGTCGGCGCGTTCGCGGGGTTTCTGCGGCGCAGCGTGGAGCTGATGTACTTCGTCGCGGTCCCCGTCGCGGTGGTCGGCGCGCTGCTGGCCGGACCGTTGATCGCGCTGTTCGGTGACAAGGCGTTCGTCGCCCGCGGCACGCCGACCCTGGCGTTGCTGTTCGTAGCGGCCGCGCTGCGATTCGTCAGCGGCACCCTGGGTCAGGGCCTGGTCGCCAGTCATCATCAGCGGATCTTGTTCTGGTTGACCATGGCCACCCTGGTGCTCAACGTCGCACTGAATCTCGCCCTCGCCGGACGGTACGGCGCGGTCGGTCCGGGCGTCGCGCTGGTGTGCACGGAGTTCTTCAACATGGTGGTCAGCACCTGGTGGCTGCGCCGTCATTGCGGCTACCGGACACCGGTGAGGTTCCTGATGCGGCTGCTGATACCGACGGCGGCGAGTGTGGCCGTGGCGCTGCTGCTTTCGGGTCAGCATGTCGTTCTGACTCTGGTCGCGGCCGCCGTCGTCTATCTGGCCACCAGCGCGCTGGTCGGCCCGATCGGCTGGTCGGACTTGACCTCCCTGCGCCGGAATCAGCTGGCGGCATGA
- a CDS encoding sugar transferase: MHQSVMIRNTVDVMPSRRPLKAWSPSVTAAHRGETSASPATAGPLPSASGNALRRWQDHYSQNLRISDSVIVCASVLLAQYVRFGEIANTSGYSDPMMTLFSALFAALWLSALAVFQTRSTRVIGAGIEEYRRIGTASFWTFGIIAMVTLLAKVDLARGYLAIALPVGTLALLGSRSAWRKHVNRKRAEGQYQTRVLAIGDRQAVTHLAHELARSPLAGCVVVGVCIPGYGPPRGNTLTIAGREIPILGDQTHAATAIASCGADTVALTQTDHFGMHGIRELMWQLETMNVDLVVSPGVMDVTEARLTLRLTAGLPLLHVDKPQYEGAHRFQKQAFDFVFSLAALVATAPLLIAAAVAIKLTSKGPVFYLSERIGVDGKPFTMLKFRTMTDGADTQIEQLLSLNEGADGMLFKMREDPRVTPVGKILRRYSIDELPQFINVIKGDMSVVGPRPPLRREVDNYESDVKRRLLVKPGVSGLWQVSGRSDLSWEESVRLDQSYVDNWSMSGDLVIIAKTVKAVLTSHGAY, encoded by the coding sequence ATGCATCAGTCGGTAATGATTCGCAACACGGTGGATGTCATGCCCAGCCGTCGGCCGCTGAAAGCCTGGTCCCCCAGCGTGACCGCGGCGCATCGTGGCGAGACCAGTGCTTCGCCGGCGACCGCGGGTCCGCTGCCTTCGGCCAGTGGCAACGCCTTACGGCGTTGGCAGGACCACTATTCGCAGAATCTGCGCATCAGCGACTCGGTGATCGTCTGCGCCTCGGTGTTGCTTGCGCAGTATGTTCGCTTCGGCGAGATCGCCAACACCTCCGGCTACTCCGACCCGATGATGACGCTGTTCTCCGCCCTCTTCGCGGCGCTGTGGCTGTCGGCCCTCGCGGTATTCCAAACGCGCTCAACGCGAGTCATCGGCGCCGGGATCGAGGAGTACCGCCGGATCGGCACCGCATCCTTCTGGACATTCGGCATCATCGCGATGGTGACGCTGCTCGCCAAGGTCGACTTGGCCCGCGGCTATCTGGCGATCGCGCTTCCGGTCGGGACGTTGGCGTTGCTGGGCAGCCGCAGCGCGTGGCGCAAGCACGTCAACCGCAAGCGCGCGGAAGGCCAGTACCAGACCCGGGTTTTGGCGATCGGAGACCGCCAGGCGGTGACGCACCTCGCGCACGAACTCGCGCGTAGCCCGCTGGCCGGCTGCGTCGTGGTCGGCGTCTGCATCCCCGGTTACGGTCCACCCCGCGGCAACACCCTGACGATCGCGGGCCGCGAGATCCCGATCCTGGGCGACCAGACCCATGCGGCGACGGCGATCGCCAGCTGCGGTGCGGACACCGTGGCCCTGACCCAGACGGATCACTTTGGCATGCACGGGATCAGGGAGCTGATGTGGCAGCTCGAGACGATGAACGTCGACCTGGTGGTGTCGCCCGGTGTCATGGACGTGACCGAGGCGCGATTGACCCTGCGCCTCACCGCCGGGCTGCCGCTGCTACACGTCGACAAGCCGCAATACGAAGGGGCACACCGCTTCCAGAAGCAGGCCTTCGACTTCGTGTTCTCGCTGGCGGCCCTGGTTGCCACCGCGCCGCTGCTCATCGCGGCCGCCGTCGCCATCAAGCTGACCAGCAAGGGACCCGTCTTCTACCTGTCCGAGCGGATCGGAGTCGACGGAAAACCGTTCACAATGCTCAAGTTCCGCACCATGACCGACGGTGCGGACACGCAGATCGAGCAACTGCTGTCACTGAACGAGGGCGCCGACGGCATGCTGTTCAAGATGCGCGAAGACCCACGGGTCACCCCCGTCGGCAAGATTCTTCGCCGGTACAGCATCGACGAGCTGCCGCAATTCATCAACGTCATCAAGGGCGACATGAGCGTCGTCGGGCCGCGGCCCCCGTTGCGGCGGGAAGTGGACAACTACGAAAGTGACGTCAAGCGGCGGCTGCTGGTCAAGCCTGGCGTCAGCGGGTTGTGGCAAGTGAGCGGCCGTTCGGACCTGTCCTGGGAAGAGTCGGTGCGGCTGGACCAGTCGTACGTGGACAACTGGTCGATGTCGGGTGATCTGGTGATTATCGCCAAGACCGTGAAAGCGGTTCTAACAAGCCACGGAGCCTACTAG
- a CDS encoding dTDP-4-dehydrorhamnose 3,5-epimerase family protein, protein MKYTPTNVAGVTIIDLELSRDHRGFSSRSFCARDFANHGLNFDVTQTNIVFNYTRGTVRGLYRQVPPHAEAKLLRCTRGAIAAVAVDVRSDSVTYGDHVMVELNADDHRTLYLPPYVAHGFQTQIDDTEVSYQVSGQQHAVPDEQGIRWDDPEFGISWPIPVTVISEQDASWPARKPRLVPVEQVATCISR, encoded by the coding sequence GTGAAGTACACGCCCACCAACGTCGCCGGGGTGACCATCATCGATCTCGAACTCAGCCGCGACCATCGCGGGTTTTCCTCACGCTCGTTCTGCGCCCGGGACTTCGCCAATCACGGGCTGAATTTCGATGTCACGCAGACGAATATCGTCTTCAACTACACCCGCGGCACCGTGCGCGGCCTGTACCGTCAGGTGCCGCCGCACGCCGAGGCCAAGCTGCTCCGCTGCACCCGCGGCGCCATCGCCGCCGTCGCGGTCGACGTCCGTTCCGACTCTGTGACCTATGGCGACCACGTGATGGTCGAGCTGAACGCCGATGACCACCGGACCCTGTACCTGCCGCCCTATGTCGCCCACGGCTTTCAGACGCAGATCGACGACACCGAGGTCAGCTACCAGGTCAGCGGGCAGCAGCACGCGGTGCCCGATGAGCAGGGGATCCGCTGGGACGACCCCGAATTCGGCATCTCGTGGCCTATCCCGGTCACGGTCATCTCCGAACAGGACGCGAGCTGGCCCGCACGCAAACCCCGATTGGTTCCAGTGGAGCAGGTGGCAACATGCATCAGTCGGTAA
- a CDS encoding PPE family protein: protein MIDFGALPPEINSTRMYAGPGPLSLSAAAVAWDGLAAELHAAASCYRSVIAGLTTQRWLGPSSLTMASAFAPYMAWTAGAAARAAESAGQARLAVEVYEAAFAMTVPPPAVAANRAQLAMLVATNFFGQNAAAIAATEAEYGEMWAQDAAAMYEYAAGSAAACSVTQFNPAPHVTNESGMARQAAVVGQITSQTEQANLAQVVSKVPTALHQLSSPMTAGINTLTDAGGTAGGAAGGTASSAVDSATSSAISSLVSQLPNTAATYFMAGATPLYGMSSILGMAQTAQGLAKAASDGAMAVAGTAASGVASAASSGAGALGSLGSGVFGSLGSAASLGPLAVPASWTSVIPAANSAVSAMPAINLAGANVPPSVMGSLPRLAAASGKTLGPRYGVIPTVMTRPPAAGYA from the coding sequence ATGATCGATTTCGGAGCCCTTCCCCCGGAGATCAACTCCACGAGGATGTACGCCGGCCCCGGCCCGCTCTCGCTGAGCGCCGCCGCGGTGGCCTGGGACGGTCTGGCCGCCGAACTGCATGCCGCGGCGAGCTGCTACCGGTCGGTGATCGCGGGTTTGACCACCCAGCGCTGGCTGGGCCCGTCGTCGCTGACGATGGCCTCCGCCTTCGCCCCGTACATGGCGTGGACGGCCGGGGCCGCCGCGCGGGCCGCGGAATCGGCCGGTCAGGCCCGGCTCGCCGTCGAGGTTTACGAAGCCGCCTTCGCCATGACCGTCCCCCCGCCGGCGGTGGCCGCCAACCGGGCCCAGCTCGCGATGCTGGTCGCGACCAACTTCTTCGGCCAGAACGCGGCGGCGATCGCGGCCACCGAAGCCGAGTACGGCGAGATGTGGGCGCAGGACGCCGCCGCGATGTACGAGTACGCCGCCGGCTCGGCCGCGGCCTGCTCGGTGACCCAGTTCAACCCGGCACCACACGTGACCAACGAAAGCGGGATGGCCCGGCAGGCCGCGGTGGTCGGGCAGATCACCTCGCAAACCGAACAGGCGAATCTCGCGCAGGTGGTGTCCAAGGTGCCCACCGCGCTGCACCAGCTGTCCTCACCGATGACCGCCGGGATCAACACGCTCACCGACGCCGGCGGCACCGCGGGAGGCGCCGCGGGCGGCACGGCCAGTTCGGCGGTCGACTCGGCCACCTCCTCGGCGATTTCCAGCCTGGTGTCCCAACTGCCCAACACCGCCGCCACCTACTTCATGGCCGGAGCCACACCCCTGTACGGGATGTCCTCCATCCTCGGCATGGCCCAGACCGCCCAGGGCCTGGCCAAGGCCGCCAGCGACGGGGCCATGGCGGTGGCGGGAACCGCGGCGTCGGGGGTCGCGAGCGCGGCGAGCAGCGGCGCGGGTGCGCTCGGGTCGCTCGGATCCGGCGTGTTCGGCAGCCTGGGCAGCGCGGCCTCGCTGGGCCCGCTGGCCGTGCCGGCGAGCTGGACCAGCGTGATCCCCGCGGCCAACAGCGCCGTGTCGGCCATGCCCGCCATCAACCTCGCCGGCGCGAACGTGCCGCCGAGCGTCATGGGCTCGCTACCGCGCCTGGCGGCCGCGTCCGGCAAGACGCTCGGACCCCGCTATGGCGTCATCCCGACCGTGATGACGCGTCCGCCCGCCGCCGGATATGCGTGA
- a CDS encoding TetR/AcrR family transcriptional regulator, which produces MTTHSTDGRADATRQQILRAASHQFARRPYHDVGLDDILAEAELTKGAMYFHFKSKHALAVAIIDFQTEAGAEAVRDLLSRGLSGLETLIDFSYLIAIKDIKTDVVRSGLNLMESIGLADGLQEKLFDQWIKALARVAEQAKAEGDISADCDPQDLGRLMVSLHMGLRKTSNLDDPERFLRDLEKCWSLLLTGVLQPDRAEYFHQFLRRRAALAINTSSADTD; this is translated from the coding sequence ATGACGACCCATTCGACCGATGGACGAGCGGACGCGACCCGGCAACAGATTCTGCGGGCCGCGTCCCATCAGTTCGCCCGGCGCCCTTACCACGACGTCGGCCTCGACGACATTCTCGCCGAGGCCGAACTGACCAAGGGCGCGATGTACTTCCACTTCAAGTCGAAGCACGCGTTGGCGGTCGCGATCATCGACTTTCAGACCGAGGCCGGCGCCGAAGCCGTGCGGGACCTGCTGTCGCGCGGGCTCTCGGGCCTCGAGACCCTGATCGACTTCTCCTATTTGATCGCGATCAAGGACATCAAGACCGATGTCGTCAGGTCGGGCCTGAACCTGATGGAATCGATCGGCCTGGCCGACGGGCTGCAGGAAAAGTTGTTCGACCAATGGATCAAAGCCCTGGCCAGAGTCGCGGAGCAAGCCAAGGCCGAGGGCGACATAAGTGCTGACTGCGACCCGCAAGACCTCGGCCGCTTGATGGTCTCGCTGCACATGGGGCTGCGGAAAACCAGCAACCTGGACGACCCGGAACGCTTCCTGCGCGACCTGGAGAAGTGCTGGTCCCTGCTGCTGACCGGGGTGCTGCAGCCGGACCGCGCCGAGTACTTCCACCAATTCCTCAGGCGGCGTGCGGCACTCGCCATCAATACCAGTTCCGCGGATACCGACTAG
- a CDS encoding TetR/AcrR family transcriptional regulator, protein MARQVRSEATRRKILDAAIEVFGDVGYAAAGWSTIIERTGMTKGALYHHFDSKESLAANIIEEGSDTLLSAFRNVCGASSPGLENLLHGTFTIVEVLSSDKMARAAAQLATALSGFNGAASRFFANLMLETAQEARRAIKEGDLRDEIDPDVLSASIIGTIFGARLVTGAISSHGRIGNIIGDPTARLHQIWNLLLPGVVSEASLPYFQQFLRREEMRHAAARAARDQAAAESKTE, encoded by the coding sequence ATGGCGCGCCAAGTTCGGTCTGAAGCCACCCGTCGAAAAATCCTCGATGCCGCGATCGAAGTGTTCGGTGACGTCGGGTATGCGGCCGCTGGATGGAGCACCATCATCGAGCGAACGGGAATGACCAAGGGCGCTCTCTATCACCACTTCGATTCGAAAGAATCGTTGGCCGCGAACATCATCGAGGAAGGCTCGGACACGCTGCTGAGCGCTTTCCGCAACGTCTGCGGGGCGTCGTCGCCGGGGCTGGAAAACCTGCTACACGGCACATTCACGATCGTCGAGGTGTTGAGCTCAGACAAAATGGCCCGCGCGGCCGCGCAATTGGCCACGGCGTTAAGCGGATTCAACGGAGCGGCCTCGCGCTTCTTCGCGAACCTGATGCTGGAAACGGCGCAGGAGGCGCGGCGAGCGATCAAGGAAGGCGACCTTCGTGACGAAATCGACCCTGACGTGCTCAGCGCGTCGATCATCGGCACCATCTTCGGGGCGCGGTTGGTGACCGGCGCCATATCGAGCCACGGCCGAATCGGCAACATCATCGGCGACCCCACCGCGCGCTTGCATCAGATATGGAATCTGCTGCTCCCTGGGGTTGTCTCGGAAGCGTCGCTACCCTACTTCCAGCAATTCCTGCGTCGCGAAGAAATGCGCCATGCGGCGGCCAGGGCCGCCCGTGACCAGGCCGCAGCGGAATCAAAAACCGAGTAG
- a CDS encoding polysaccharide deacetylase family protein translates to MARVADIVARPTIKNIAAGLLCAAGVPAVARRRHRDMLAILMFHGVEDQPLSPPCWHVNDAALYRRQLDYVRRHFNVLPLEEALAALAAGTLPPRALAITFDDGTRNLATHALPVLRDLNLPAAVFVATGPIGTGETLWPDRLWLAIARSNAAEVDLAALGLGTRSLDGSAKRGGVYEAAVEALKDLADAERIETLDAILRALGYRDDGDAGPFRMLTWDEARAMAKDPLVTLYPHTVTHPILARCADGKVEQEIGDSCAALERETGLTPTVFAYPNGRLQDFDARAKDALRRRGVRWALSTAPGFADRRCDPLALPRLAVGGNSSFDHFRLTVSGGVPGRRRPAGPARR, encoded by the coding sequence ATGGCACGAGTCGCAGACATCGTGGCGCGCCCGACCATCAAGAACATCGCGGCCGGATTGCTCTGCGCCGCCGGGGTTCCGGCGGTGGCCCGGCGACGACACCGCGACATGCTCGCCATCCTGATGTTCCATGGCGTGGAAGACCAACCGCTGTCGCCGCCCTGCTGGCATGTCAACGACGCGGCGCTGTATCGCCGCCAATTGGACTACGTGCGTAGGCACTTCAACGTCCTGCCGCTCGAGGAGGCCCTCGCCGCCCTTGCCGCCGGGACATTGCCGCCGCGCGCCCTGGCGATCACGTTCGACGACGGCACCCGCAACCTCGCGACACACGCACTGCCGGTGCTGCGCGATCTGAACCTGCCCGCGGCGGTGTTCGTCGCGACCGGCCCGATCGGCACCGGTGAAACCTTGTGGCCCGACCGGCTGTGGTTGGCGATCGCCCGCAGCAACGCCGCCGAAGTAGATTTGGCCGCACTGGGATTGGGGACGCGCTCGCTGGACGGCAGCGCCAAGCGGGGCGGTGTCTACGAGGCGGCCGTCGAGGCATTGAAGGACCTCGCCGACGCCGAACGCATCGAAACGCTCGACGCGATCCTGCGCGCACTCGGATACCGCGACGACGGCGACGCAGGCCCGTTCCGGATGCTCACCTGGGACGAAGCGCGTGCCATGGCCAAAGACCCTCTGGTGACGCTGTACCCGCACACGGTGACCCATCCGATCCTCGCCCGGTGCGCCGACGGCAAGGTGGAGCAGGAGATTGGCGATTCCTGCGCGGCGCTCGAACGTGAGACCGGCTTGACGCCAACCGTTTTCGCCTATCCGAATGGCCGGCTGCAGGATTTCGACGCCCGAGCCAAGGACGCGTTGCGCCGCCGTGGAGTGCGCTGGGCGCTGTCCACCGCGCCTGGATTCGCCGATCGTCGCTGCGACCCGCTGGCATTGCCCCGGTTGGCGGTGGGCGGCAATTCGTCGTTCGACCACTTCCGGCTCACGGTCTCCGGCGGCGTGCCGGGCCGGCGCAGACCCGCCGGCCCGGCGCGCCGCTGA
- a CDS encoding PAS domain S-box protein, translated as MTTLKELPALVVLERIPVPVLAIGDDGSILFANTAFADMMGYEPDEALTLRFEQIFHQAPASDSLLATVHALANMVVELAHKDGSVVRAMMSRSAVRRVDDQFALAAFQDLTEQLWEEAR; from the coding sequence ATGACGACTCTCAAGGAGCTACCCGCGCTGGTTGTGCTGGAGCGGATCCCGGTTCCCGTACTGGCCATCGGCGATGACGGCAGTATCTTGTTCGCCAACACCGCGTTTGCCGACATGATGGGATACGAACCTGACGAGGCCTTGACGCTGCGATTCGAGCAGATCTTTCATCAGGCCCCGGCGTCGGATTCGCTGCTGGCGACCGTCCACGCCCTCGCGAACATGGTCGTCGAGCTGGCACACAAGGACGGCTCGGTGGTGCGCGCGATGATGAGCAGGTCCGCGGTGCGCCGGGTCGACGACCAATTCGCCCTCGCCGCGTTCCAGGATCTGACCGAACAGCTCTGGGAAGAAGCGCGCTAG